DNA from Acidobacteriota bacterium:
ATCACCGACCGCGCGGGGGGTACGCCGATGGTCGGGACCACGATCCGGCTCATCAACGCCGCGGGCTCCTTCGAGGCGGTCACGGATGGCCGGGGGATCTTCGTCTTCGACAAGCTCCCCATCGCCGAGTACGAGCTGCGTCTCCTCAGCCGCGAGGGTGAGGTGCTCAGGAGCATCGAGCAGGTCGATGTCGAGCTCCCCGATCTCAAGCGGTTCGCGGTGCGGCTGGGACAGGGGGAGGCCCGGAACGCGACCGTCCGGGCGAGCGCCGAGGGGGTGTCGATATCCGCCCCGCCCCCTCCCGTCAGGTGGGGTCGCTTCTGGAAGCAGTCGGTCATTTTTCTCGGCGCGGCCGTCGCCCTGACTCTATAGCCCCACCCGATCTTCAGTCTTGACGGAGCCGGCGAATCAGGGTAAATAGAGCCGACGGTCCCTGCCGTCCGGTCCCGCAAGTGTCGCGAGGGTCAGCTTGAAGGTACGCAATCTGGGGAAGGGGACCGCCGGCCGAGACTCCCGCCCTCTCTCCAGGAGCGGGAACGTGCCCCAGCGCCCCAGCTTCTCTCTCGAAGCCTTCGAGCCCCGCATCCTCCTCTCGGCCGACCCCCTCGGGATGGCTCAGGCGGACCTCCTCCACCACAAGCCTCTCGTCGCGGAGTTCGACAAGCTCGAGCTCGCCCCGGCGACGGCGGCGCACGTCGAGAGCCTCGGCGGCTTCGACATGGTCATCGACAGCGCCGTCACCGACCTGATTGCACCGACGAGCGAGGCGAGCCACCGGGCCGGAGAGGCAGCGCATCCGAAGGCCGCGGCGTCGCGTGTCGACGACTGGATCGTCGTCGAATCGCCGTCGCGCCCGGTCGAGGGGAGCGCGCCCGCGTTCGCGCCGATCGGCTCGCCGGCGGACGCCGCCGCGACGCGGATCCCGACCGCAAACGACGCCGAGAAAGCGTCCACAGAATCCGGACAGACGGAGGCGCGACGAACTCTCGTGCGCCTCTCCTTCTTCGTGTCGCGCGAGCGCGGAACCCTCCGCTCCGTCGCGACCGAGACCCTTCGTCCGAGCCATTTCGTCGACTCCATCTCCTCGCGCGGGCCCCCGGCCGCCGGCGACTCCCTCGCCGCCTCGGCGCGCGGGGACCGCGACGCCAAACCCTCCTCTCAGCCGGCACATTTCTCGAAAACACCGGCGCCCTCCAGTCTTGCCTTCCTCGCAACCGTTCGATATGAAATCTCTCGAAGCGCGGACAAGCTTCCGGAATCACTGGTCTTGTCGGGGAATCTCGCCCTTCCCGCGAGCCTCGCGCATCTCGATCGTTCCGCCCGATTTGACGCCGCGGCCGGGGACGCTCGATCCGCAACAATCGCAGGCGCTCGCCGTTCCGTAGCCGCGCGCTCGTCGATTCAGCCCATTCCGACGGGCGACACAGAGGGATTCCCAGTGCCGCTCCGAGGCGGTCGCGACCTCTTCTTCATCGCGCGGGTGGACGCCTCGGCGATCGCCGCGGTGGTCATCACAGCGGGCCAGATTCAGCGAGCCGCCGGCCCCGCGAATCCGTCGGGTAATGCCGACACGCTCAGGCTCGCGAGCTCGACCACGCGCCCCTCGGGTCGACGGGGTGATGGCTCCCCGCGGGCACCTCCCGAGGTCTCCGGAAGCGCGGGACTCGAGTCCACGCGAGCCCCGATCTCCACCCCTCCGGTCGCGGCCACCTCGACCCCGACGCCCGCGATCGCACCCACCCCTCAGTCCAACCAGACCGGCGTCATCGAGCAGGAGACGGTCGCGACCCTCGACATCGCCGGCGGAATCCTCGAGGTCGAAATCGGCGGCAAGACCCCCGGACCGGGGGCTACGGATCCGCTGGCCGGCTTCGACCAGATCAACGTCACCGGGTCGGCGACCCTCAGCGGAACCCTCAAAATCGTACTGGTCGACGGGTTCCTCCCGACCGCCGGCGACACCTTCGATTTCCTGACCTTCGGCACCGTGACCGGTGCCTTCACCACCTCGACCGGCCTCTTCGGCTTCGGCGGCGGGAAGCTCTACTTCGACGTCGTCCAGATGGCCGACCGCCTCCGCCTCACCGTCCAGGAGGTGCCGGGAGGGGCCATCCCGATCCACACCGGCTCGTCCGCCGCGGACGACGCGATCGGCAACGTGCTGAGCGAGTACTTCCCCCTCTCCGCCACCAGCGTGACCGGGGCGACCCTCTCGATCCCCGGGTTCGTGGACTTCGCCGGCGACATCGGAATCGAGGACGCCGGGACCTCCCTGGAGATCGTCTCGTCGAACGTCACGGCGACTCTCGGCAGCGGCCCCTTCAGCCTCGGCGTCACCTCCGGCAAGCTCGCCCTCATCCTGAACGACAACGGCTCGCGAGTCGTCTTCGCCAGCGGCGCCTTCCAACTCAGCGGCGGCGGCCTCCTCAACGCCTCGGGCGCCCAGGCCCAGGTCCTCCAGAACACCACCTCGACGTCGCTGGTCGGTCAGATCGTCAGCGTCGGCTCGGTCAGCGTCACCATCCCGAACGCTCCGGCGAACACGACGGCCCGCATCTCGGGGACGTCGCTCAGTTTCGATATTTCCGGTTTCGTCACGCTGACCGGCGACTTCGGCTTCCAGAAAGTCGGGACCGAGATCCGGGCGACCGCCGGCAACGCGAGCGCGACGCTCAGCGCCGGCACCGCCTTCGAAGCCGGGGTCTCCGGCGGCTCGCTGGCCCTCCTGCTGAGAGACGACGGCACGAAGGCTCTCAAGGCGACCGGCAGCGCGTTCCTGACCGCCGGCGACTTCGCGCAGGTCACGATTCAGTCCGCGACCGTCAAGTTCAACAGCACGTCGACCGACTTCGCCGCGAGCCCGCTCCTCCTCGACATCGATGGCGTGCAGGCGACTCTCGACGTCGCGCCGAACACGCAGAGCGTCTCGCTCGTGGGTCTGAGCGCGGAGTTCGGCGGCTTCGTGAACGTCTCGGGCAACTTCGGCTTCCGGAAGCAGGTCACCGGGACGGTCACGGACATTCAAGCCACGGGCTCGATGGTGGACGTCAGCCTGAAGGCCGGGACGGCCTTCGAGGCCGGCGTCAACGACGGCGCGGTCGCGCTGCTGCTCCGGTCCGACTCGACCACACCGGGCGTCACCACGCGCGCGTTGAAGGCGAGCGGCGGCGCGTTCCTGACGGCCGGGGACTTTGCCCAGGTAAC
Protein-coding regions in this window:
- a CDS encoding carboxypeptidase regulatory-like domain-containing protein, translating into MTRTTARRLVLASLAILPAIVFSWGAAAAGTPREYAYLHVRGRITDRAGGTPMVGTTIRLINAAGSFEAVTDGRGIFVFDKLPIAEYELRLLSREGEVLRSIEQVDVELPDLKRFAVRLGQGEARNATVRASAEGVSISAPPPPVRWGRFWKQSVIFLGAAVALTL
- a CDS encoding LEPR-XLL domain-containing protein, with translation MPQRPSFSLEAFEPRILLSADPLGMAQADLLHHKPLVAEFDKLELAPATAAHVESLGGFDMVIDSAVTDLIAPTSEASHRAGEAAHPKAAASRVDDWIVVESPSRPVEGSAPAFAPIGSPADAAATRIPTANDAEKASTESGQTEARRTLVRLSFFVSRERGTLRSVATETLRPSHFVDSISSRGPPAAGDSLAASARGDRDAKPSSQPAHFSKTPAPSSLAFLATVRYEISRSADKLPESLVLSGNLALPASLAHLDRSARFDAAAGDARSATIAGARRSVAARSSIQPIPTGDTEGFPVPLRGGRDLFFIARVDASAIAAVVITAGQIQRAAGPANPSGNADTLRLASSTTRPSGRRGDGSPRAPPEVSGSAGLESTRAPISTPPVAATSTPTPAIAPTPQSNQTGVIEQETVATLDIAGGILEVEIGGKTPGPGATDPLAGFDQINVTGSATLSGTLKIVLVDGFLPTAGDTFDFLTFGTVTGAFTTSTGLFGFGGGKLYFDVVQMADRLRLTVQEVPGGAIPIHTGSSAADDAIGNVLSEYFPLSATSVTGATLSIPGFVDFAGDIGIEDAGTSLEIVSSNVTATLGSGPFSLGVTSGKLALILNDNGSRVVFASGAFQLSGGGLLNASGAQAQVLQNTTSTSLVGQIVSVGSVSVTIPNAPANTTARISGTSLSFDISGFVTLTGDFGFQKVGTEIRATAGNASATLSAGTAFEAGVSGGSLALLLRDDGTKALKATGSAFLTAGDFAQVTIQSATVKFNSTSTDFAASPLLLDIDGVQATLDVAPNTQSVSLVGLSAEFGGFVNVSGNFGFRKQVTGTVTDIQATGSMVDVSLKAGTAFEAGVNDGAVALLLRSDSTTPGVTTRALKASGGAFLTAGDFAQVTIQSATVKLNDTTTDFASSPLTLDIDGVAATLDVALNSQSVSLVGLSAEFGGFVNVSGSFGFRKQVTGTVTEIQATGSMVDVSLKVGSVFEAGVNDGSIALLLRSDSTTPGVTTRALKATGGAFLTAGEFAQVTIQSATVKLNNTATDFKTNPLTLDIDGVQATLDVAPNTQSVSLVGLNAEFGGFVNVSGNVGFRKQVNGTVTEIQATGSMIDVSLKVGSVFEAGVNDGSIALLLRSDSTTPGVTTKALKATGGAFLTAGDFAQVTIQSATVKLNNTNTNFATNPLLLDIDGVQATLDVAPNTQSVSVVGLNAEFGGFVFVSGNFGFRKQVNGTVTEIQATGSMIDVSLKIGTVFEAGVNDGSIALLLRSDSTTPGVTTKALKATGGAFLTAGDFAQVTIQSATVKLNNTNTNFSTNPLLLDIDGVQATLDVAPNTQSVSVVGLNAEFGGFVNVSGNFGFRKQVTGTVTEIQATGSMIDVSLKVGTVFEAGVNDGSIALLLRSDSTTPGVTTKALKATGGAFLTAGDFAQVTIQSATVKLNNTSRDFKTNPLLLDIDGVQATLDVAPNTQSVSVVGLSAEFGGFVFVSGNFGFRKQVNGTVTEIQATGSMIDVSLKVGTVFEAGVNDGSIALLLRSDSTTPGVTTRALKATGGAFLTAGDFAQVTIQSATVKLNNTATDFKTNPLLLDIDGVQATLDVAPNTQSVSVVGLNAEFGGFVFVSGNFGFRKQVTGTVTEIQAAGSMIDVSLKVGTVFEAGVNDGSIALLLRSDSTTPGVTTKALKAT